A genomic segment from Gracilimonas sediminicola encodes:
- a CDS encoding GNAT family N-acetyltransferase has translation MIAEADVSTDVKILKADLNNPKHASDIVKIVDLFARDPMGQDEPLDEEVRVDMIAEMKKVPTTMTYIAYASDKALGIVTCFVGFSTFTASKVFKIHDVAVHPDARGMGIGTMMLENIEEEAQEMGCSKITLEVREDNPARRLYEKQDFEYGDPKWYFMTKNLN, from the coding sequence GTGATTGCAGAAGCAGACGTTTCAACCGACGTCAAGATTTTAAAAGCTGACTTAAACAACCCTAAACACGCCTCAGATATAGTCAAGATTGTAGACCTCTTTGCGAGAGATCCTATGGGGCAGGATGAACCGCTGGACGAGGAAGTCCGCGTTGATATGATCGCAGAGATGAAAAAAGTACCCACCACCATGACCTACATCGCCTATGCCAGCGATAAGGCGTTGGGCATTGTAACCTGTTTTGTAGGATTTTCAACCTTTACGGCCAGCAAGGTATTCAAAATTCATGATGTTGCCGTTCACCCCGATGCACGCGGGATGGGAATCGGAACCATGATGCTGGAAAACATTGAGGAAGAAGCTCAGGAAATGGGCTGCTCCAAAATTACCCTCGAAGTGCGGGAAGACAATCCGGCACGACGCCTGTACGAGAAACAAGATTTTGAGTATGGCGATCCAAAGTGGTACTTCATGACGAAGAATTTGAACTGA
- a CDS encoding dipeptidase, giving the protein MKKLLSSSILALLLLVGCAPSEKEIFDKAMDIHERVITLDTHVDINVNNFTEETNYTQRLDTQVDLIKMEEGGLDVVWLVVYTGQDTLTEEGYADAYDNADSKFEAIHRLTEEIAPDKIELATTSEDVRRIVADGKKVAMIGVENAYPVGTDLSRIEEFYERGARYMSLSHNGHSQFSDSNTGERNDEWMHDGLSDLGREAIAEMNRLGMLIDISHPSKKANIETMKLSKAPVIASHSSARAMNDVSRNLSDEELMLLKENGGVVQTVAFRSYLDSEKHAAWQDASRTVLEEEAGKLGFELLNWGDIREMSEEERDEYMEMYRTAQDNAEPRIVEEVNNMYPPVNVADLVDHVDYMVDLIGIEHVGISSDFDGGGGVYNWMDASETFNVTHELVKRGYSEEEIAMLWSGNLLRVLDEAEAVAAKIQAEEE; this is encoded by the coding sequence ATGAAAAAACTACTTAGCTCTTCCATTCTTGCTTTACTATTGTTAGTGGGATGCGCCCCAAGCGAAAAAGAAATTTTTGACAAAGCCATGGATATCCATGAAAGGGTCATCACCCTGGATACCCACGTGGATATAAACGTGAATAACTTCACCGAAGAAACCAATTACACCCAGCGGTTAGATACCCAGGTAGATTTGATTAAAATGGAAGAAGGCGGCCTGGATGTGGTTTGGCTGGTTGTGTACACCGGCCAGGATACACTGACGGAAGAAGGCTATGCCGATGCCTATGATAATGCAGACAGCAAGTTTGAAGCCATCCATCGGTTAACAGAAGAAATTGCGCCTGACAAAATCGAACTCGCAACTACTTCTGAGGATGTGAGACGTATAGTTGCTGACGGAAAGAAAGTAGCCATGATTGGAGTGGAGAATGCCTATCCGGTTGGAACCGATCTCTCCAGGATAGAAGAGTTTTACGAGCGCGGGGCCCGATATATGTCCCTTTCTCATAATGGTCACAGTCAGTTCAGCGACTCCAACACCGGCGAGCGCAATGACGAATGGATGCATGACGGCCTGAGTGATTTGGGAAGAGAAGCTATTGCCGAGATGAACCGGCTGGGAATGCTGATTGATATCTCTCATCCCTCCAAAAAAGCAAACATCGAAACGATGAAGTTATCCAAGGCGCCGGTCATTGCTTCGCACTCTTCAGCCAGAGCGATGAATGATGTAAGCCGTAACCTGAGCGATGAAGAACTGATGCTGCTGAAAGAGAATGGCGGAGTGGTTCAAACCGTGGCTTTTCGCAGCTACCTGGATTCCGAAAAACACGCCGCCTGGCAGGATGCCTCGCGCACAGTTCTGGAAGAAGAAGCCGGAAAATTGGGTTTTGAGCTTTTAAATTGGGGTGATATTCGCGAAATGAGCGAAGAAGAACGTGACGAATATATGGAAATGTATCGCACCGCTCAGGATAATGCCGAGCCCCGAATTGTGGAAGAAGTCAACAATATGTACCCGCCGGTTAATGTTGCCGACCTGGTTGACCATGTGGATTATATGGTCGACTTAATTGGGATTGAGCATGTGGGAATCAGCTCTGATTTTGATGGCGGTGGTGGCGTTTACAACTGGATGGATGCCTCCGAAACCTTCAATGTGACGCATGAGCTGGTAAAACGCGGGTATAGTGAAGAAGAAATCGCAATGCTGTGGAGCGGAAATTTACTGCGCGTGCTGGATGAAGCCGAAGCAGTTGCCGCAAAAATTCAAGCCGAAGAAGAGTAG